From one Musa acuminata AAA Group cultivar baxijiao chromosome BXJ2-6, Cavendish_Baxijiao_AAA, whole genome shotgun sequence genomic stretch:
- the LOC103974795 gene encoding probable receptor-like protein kinase At4g39110, whose protein sequence is MDQASLPFLLFLLLQLLLCSTPTSGQAQKSAAAFTPADNFLIDCGATSTAAMPDGREFKTDLQSTPFLAAHDEVCASVPAAPGVPSPLYLTARIFHEETSYSFTLSRPGWHWIRLHFFAVNSSDFDLSSAVFTVNTDDFVLLHSFTVDDPTKWVLKEYLVNATNPRLAIRFSPLRNSVAFVNGIEVVSAPDVLIPDTASTVSPVGQIGGLSLSGYQVVYRINVGGPVITSANDTLGRAWDQSDTFLQSKSTAKKVSVSPSIIKYPEGTSPLIAPNTVHATAVKMADARVGRPNFNVTWIFVVDPSFGYFVRLHFCDIISKSLNDLYFNVYINGMMAVSGLDLSTLTSGLAMAYYKDIVLNASVATGRITIQIGPMKENTGRIDALLNGVEILKMNNSVGSLDGEFGVDGSMAGGGGSSNRRAIAAVGFAMMFGAFAGLGAMVVKWYKRPKDWRRRNSFSSWLLPVHTSTSTFTTSKGSGYGSHKSGYTFSSTLGLGRYMSLSELQAATKNFDQNAVIGVGGFGNVYLGELDDGTKVAVKRGNPQSEQGINEFQTEIQMLSKLRHRHLVSLIGYCDENSEMILVYEYMANGPFRDHIYGYNLPSLTWKQRLEICIGAARGLHYLHTGTAQGIIHRDVKTTNILLDDNFIAKVSDFGLSKDAPGMNQTHVSTAVKGSFGYLDPEYFRCQQLTDKSDVYSFGVVLLEALCARPAINPALPREQVNLAEWALQWKRKGLIEKIIDPNLTGTINKDSLGKFVEAAEKCLAEHGVDRPSMGDVLWNLEYALQLQETNPPDPPPQEAAKPTESKEEEKAVSIQVFAESSQRERDEPPAATTPVMSRSVENSSTTMANELFAQLTGMQGR, encoded by the coding sequence ATGGATCAGGCATCCCTccctttcctcctcttcctcctcctccagctcCTCCTCTGCTCGACGCCGACCTCCGGGCAGGCGCAAAAGTCGGCAGCGGCCTTTACCCCCGCCGACAACTTCCTGATCGACTGCGGCGCGACCTCCACGGCCGCCATGCCCGACGGCCGTGAATTCAAGACGGACTTGCAGTCGACTCCTTTCCTCGCTGCGCACGACGAGGTTTGCGCGTCCGTCCCCGCCGCCCCCGGCGTCCCCTCGCCGCTCTACCTCACAGCCAGGATCTTCCACGAGGAGACCTCCTACAGCTTCACGCTCTCCCGCCCTGGTTGGCACTGGATCAGGCTCCACTTCTTCGCTGTGAACAGCTCCGACTTCGACCTCAGCAGCGCCGTGTTCACCGTCAACACCGACGACTTCGTCCTCCTCCATAGCTTCACCGTCGACGACCCCACCAAGTGGGTGCTCAAGGAGTACCTCGTCAACGCCACAAATCCGCGCCTCGCCATCCGTTTCTCCCCGCTCCGCAACTCCGTCGCATTCGTCAACGGCATCGAGGTCGTCTCCGCCCCCGACGTGCTCATCCCCGACACAGCCTCTACGGTCTCGCCCGTCGGACAGATCGGCGGGCTCTCGCTCTCCGGTTACCAGGTGGTCTACCGGATCAACGTCGGTGGGCCGGTCATCACGTCCGCGAACGACACGCTCGGGCGCGCGTGGGATCAGAGCGACACATTCCTGCAATCGAAGTCCACCGCCAAGAAGGTGTCCGTGTCCCCCAGCATAATCAAGTACCCGGAGGGAACCTCGCCCCTGATCGCGCCCAACACCGTGCATGCCACGGCCGTGAAAATGGCGGACGCGCGCGTCGGCCGCCCCAACTTCAACGTGACGTGGATCTTCGTCGTCGACCCCTCGTTCGGGTACTTCGTCCGACTGCACTTCTGCGACATCATCAGCAAGTCGCTCAACGACCTCTACTTCAACGTGTACATCAATGGGATGATGGCCGTCTCAGGCCTCGACCTCTCCACCCTCACCTCCGGCCTCGCGATGGCCTACTACAAAGACATTGTCCTGAACGCCTCGGTGGCCACGGGCAGAATAACCATACAGATCGGCCCCATGAAGGAGAACACTGGCAGGATCGACGCGCTGCTCAACGGCGTGGAGATTCTGAAGATGAACAACTCGGTGGGGAGCTTGGACGGCGAGTTCGGAGTCGATGGCTCCATGGCTGGAGGCGGCGGCAGCTCGAATCGGCGTGCGATCGCTGCCGTCGGATTCGCTATGATGTTTGGTGCCTTCGCCGGACTGGGGGCGATGGTGGTGAAGTGGTACAAGCGACCCAAGGACTGGCGGAGGAGGAATAGCTTCTCCTCGTGGCTCCTTCCGGTACACACGAGCACCTCCACGTTCACGACCAGCAAGGGGTCGGGTTACGGGTCGCACAAGAGCGGCTACACCTTCTCCTCCACGCTGGGTCTCGGCCGGTACATGTCCCTGTCGGAGCTGCAGGCGGCGACGAAGAACTTCGACCAGAATGCGGTGATCGGTGTGGGCGGCTTCGGGAACGTGTACCTTGGCGAGCTCGATGATGGGACGAAGGTGGCGGTCAAGAGAGGGAACCCGCAGTCGGAGCAGGGGATCAACGAGTTCCAGACGGAGATCCAGATGCTGTCTAAGCTGCGCCACCGCCACCTGGTGTCGCTGATCGGCTACTGCGACGAGAACTCGGAGATGAtcctggtgtacgagtacatggccAACGGGCCGTTCAGAGACCACATCTACGGGTACAACCTGCCGTCGCTGACGTGGAAGCAGCGGCTGGAAATATGCATCGGGGCGGCGCGCGGTCTGCACTACCTGCACACCGGCACGGCCCAGGGCATCATCCACCGTGACGTCAAGACCACCAACATCCTCCTGGACGACAACTTCATCGCCAAGGTGTCCGACTTCGGCCTCTCCAAGGACGCGCCGGGAATGAACCAGACGCACGTCAGTACCGCGGTGAAGGGCAGCTTCGGCTACCTCGACCCCGAGTATTTCCGGTGCCAGCAGCTGACGGACAAGTCGGACGTGTACTCCTTCGGGGTGGTGCTGCTGGAGGCCCTCTGCGCACGGCCGGCCATCAACCCCGCCCTTCCGAGGGAGCAAGTGAACCTGGCCGAGTGGGCGCTGCAGTGGAAGCGGAAGGGCCTGATCGAGAAGATCATCGACCCCAACCTCACCGGCACCATCAACAAGGACTCCCTGGGCAAGTTCGTGGAGGCTGCGGAGAAGTGTCTGGCGGAGCACGGGGTCGACCGGCCATCCATGGGCGACGTGCTGTGGAACCTCGAGTACGCTCTGCAGCTGCAGGAGACCAACCCCCCTGACCCACCTCCTCAGGAGGCGGCAAAGCCAACCGAgtcaaaggaggaggagaaggccgtCAGCATCCAGGTCTTCGCGGAGTCTTCGCAGAGGGAACGCGACGAGCCGCCCGCGGCGACGACTCCCGTCATGAGCCGATCCGTGGAGAATTCGAGCACGACGATGGCGAACGAGCTGTTCGCGCAGCTAACGGGAATGCAAGGAAGGTGA